The Vitis vinifera cultivar Pinot Noir 40024 chromosome 18, ASM3070453v1 region CCCATGAACGAGTTGTATGAAGTTGCAAGACAGGATCTTCAAATACTGATACCACTCCAGGTTTCTGAGCAATTGAGCGGGCCTCCTCCTCCGTTAAATGTGCCGCGAATCCGGAGAATCCATGTCTGTAGCTGTGCACCAGAGCATTTGCTTTCCTGCAACAATTTGTAAAGTTAAACTATCATTTTCAATTGGTTTTCCAAGAGGCTTAAAATTTGGAATTCCAACCCAGAAAAATCAGGTAGCCACTGAGTGTGTCAACCAAGTTTTAGTACTCTACCTACATGAATAGCATTGTTCTTGGAAAAATTACACACCTTATGTACGGAACTAAAGGATTTTCCAACAAAGAAAGGTCTAGTGTAAGTGGACACCACATCATAAAACTAGACAAGGAATGAACAAACAGGAAAATATAGTAAACAAGTTATAAAGATTCTCAGTTTCATGATGTTGGAGGAAGTGATGTCTTCATCTGGCTTTTGTTCTTTGTATTCTTATTTGAAGGGCTATCTTACCATGTTCCAGGGATAAGTCCATAAGATCATCAATTCAATGTATGAACTATTGAATTGTCCATAAGATCATGTTCCAGGGCTATCTATTCCTTTTAGTATAAGAAGTAAGAACCTTTTCAACAGAGAGCTCAGAATCTGGGCATGGTCATATCTGTAGGAGCCTTCTGATGAAGTAGCAGCTCCCATGTACACGATATAAATTCGATCGTTCTTCATTTCATCTGCTCTAGTTTCTCTCAGAGGCGagagaaggaaaaggaagaggaaaaaggAAACAGAAAGGACTTTCATAGCTTTGATATTTTTGAGGGTTTGCCTGAGAGATGGCTCCCAACCTTAGGGCTTTATATACTGCAAGAATAAGATGGCAGGGTGAATTTGGTGGTATTGGTGGTGGAGGTGTCGACTTTGGGTGGGTTCGCGTGTATGCGCACTGCAAACCATTCAAGCTCTTACCGTCCACTTAAAGTGCGCTATTTGTATATTCAAACCAATTCAGAGACGGGtatggtggtgatggtggtggaggaggaggagtAGGAGGAGGTaggagtgttgggaaagatgcCTTCAAAGGAACGAGGGGATTTATGTTACTCTTGTCAACATCCATATGTGCAAAGATAGCAGGTTCAGCAGATGGCAGAGCCATACTTCAGTGGGCATCTTAGTATTTACGTGGTAGAGTTTCTGGTATAAATGCTTCACTTAATGACATATAATTCCCTTGTCTTTGATCCTTGAACTACTGGTTGGGGGTTTCAGATTTAAACTCTCATTTTCATTGGAGAATCACAGTGGGGCTGGTCAACTGGGCTTAAAGAGCAAAAGCAGCAGGTGATGATTCGTGGCGTAGGACCCAGGATTTGGAAGGCTAGACAGAAATGATTGTTTTCCATGTGGTGTATTACTCTTCTATTGAGATGGGATGGGACCCGGTGGGGGGTGGGGGAGGCAGGAGGCTTGTGAGTTTTGACAAAGAAATCGGCATGTGAAGAATGTCTTTGGACTACTTCAGCAGTGGAAAATGACAGAAAACGTTTGAAAATTATGTACCAGCACGCACATTTGTCCcgaaattattcattttattggaAGTGAGATAGAAACTGGGTATCATCAAATAAGGCAACAACGTTTGTTTGACTACTGGTCATGAATCATGAACCCCTCTCACACTATTTGTAAGTGCGCCACTGCTGCCCTTGACTTTCTTCCCTGATAAGGCTTGTGGACTCCATCAATATCTTCTTATTCCATTTCCACCCACCTCCACAACcaccattattttttttgctctcTCTGGTGGTACTCATACGGAAACAGATGGGTAAAATGTCTTCCACCTTGACattcataatttaaatatcatttcAGAAGCAATAATTGTCACCGATTCTGCTGAGCCATGCTGAAAATTTGGGTGGTTTGGCACTGAGGTGGGTGTATTTGGCTATCATTCTATTGCAGACGCGTGCAACTGAGGGAAAGAAAAGTGGATTGGCATGGAACGTATCATGAACTAGTTGGGGGCCGACTCAAAGATCATGTGAGGTAATCCAATATCATCCTTTATGCTAGGTGGGTACCATGCTTCAATGTGATTACATTCAACGATCATCTAATCTCGTTTTAgcaaattattaacaaaaatgagaggaattatataataattgataaataattaaatactGCACGACCTTTCTAGAAATGTTAATGGTAGGCTATGTTTGGTATGGGATTTGACCAGGCTAAAGATGTTGAAACGATAGAGCCCAATCCAATGTTCCTTGTGTAGGTTAAGCCATGTAATTGAAGTGAATAGGCCCACAATAAAGAGGACTGCATTAGATGATTTAAATGAAATTCGGTGGCTACAAAATCCGGGGAGGGTTGATGCCAAATGGAAACAAGTTTTAGTGCCATCTGACTGCCAAACCGTACTCGGCTCATTGGACTGAGCAGCCCATCTATCTATTATTGCAACCCAAAACATTGAAAATACCAAATGTAAACATTTccataataaagaaaaaaaaataagcagAAACCAATTGACAGTTCTATGAAATGCATTAGAGGCCTTCATCTAGTCCATGAACCTGTTAAAAGGAATAAGTTTCCATGAGGGAAGTTTGGGAAAACAAAAAGGCAAACAAGAACCTAGGGCTTGGCTGCTTTTGCATCCTcttccttcatcttcttctcccACTTGCGCTTCTTGTAATCCAGCAACTCTTGAGGCATTGACTTCATCAATTCAGCAGTATGGGCCCTCTTTTCGGCTGATATCCTATCACACTTATGCCCTTTTCTCTTAGTTCTCATCTCTTTCCTTTCTGGATCATATGGCCAATCTTCTCCAGCAAGCAGAACTTCTTTGCGGAGACGAGCTCTGCGGCGGCCACTGATGCCAAGCGGTTTCCATGCCCCAAGCTCCCAATAACCCCAAACACCTTTTGAGAGCTCATCTTTGTACTTTGTCAACTTTTCTCGCCATGGATACTGGTATTCCCCAATTGCTTTCACTACAGATTTTGCTGCTTTCCCTGCCATTGTTTGATCATTCAAGGTTCCCTATAGATCCTAAATCAAATAAGTTAATTAACTCCCTTCCAAATTTCATCAGATTGAGACAGTGAAAGGTGCTTAAGACACAAGCAAGAAACAAAGGAATACAAGTGAATAATGTGTTCCATCAATAAATTATGggtaaatagaaaaagaaaaagaaag contains the following coding sequences:
- the LOC100247228 gene encoding uncharacterized protein LOC100247228 gives rise to the protein MAGKAAKSVVKAIGEYQYPWREKLTKYKDELSKGVWGYWELGAWKPLGISGRRRARLRKEVLLAGEDWPYDPERKEMRTKRKGHKCDRISAEKRAHTAELMKSMPQELLDYKKRKWEKKMKEEDAKAAKP